The region GCTGTGCCTGATCGCAGCGGGGGTGTTCTTTGCGTTTTACGCCGGTACGGGGCAGCAGCGGTTCAAGCGCTACGGATTGATCACGCTGAAGTGGACGATCATCGCGGCGTTCTGCTTCTTCGGGGTGTTGATCCTCGAGCGGATCGCCTGACATGCTTCACCACATCTCATTGGGTGTCGCGGATCTGGAGGTGGCGGGCGCGTTCTACGACGCGGTGCTGGGCGCGCTAGGCTATCGTCGCGTGTTCGAGGACGCGACGGCCATCGGCTATGGGGTCCACGAGGGGAAGGACAAGCTGTGCCTGAAGCAGCGCGCCGGGGCGCAAGCGCCGGGTCCGGGCTTCCATCTCGCACTGGCTGCACCGACCCGGGAGGCAGTCGACCGGTTTCACGTAGCCGCGCTCGCGGCGGGTGGCAAGGACAATGGCCCGGCGGGGTTGCGGCCCGGATACGGGGCGAATTACTATGCCGCGTTCGTCGTGGACCCGGATGGGCATCATGTCGAAGCGGTCATCAACTCGCCCGATCCTTCCTAATACGTCCGCCCCTGCCGGTACATCCCGCTCGTCTTCCTCGCCGTCCCCGTCGCTTCCGCGATGCGAGCCATCGCCGCCCCGGCATGCGCATGCGTGATCGCGAGGCCCAATGCATCCGCCGCATCCTTGCCCGGCAACCCAGGCAAGTTCAGCAGGCGCTTGACCATTTCCTGCACTTGCGGTTTGCCGGCCTTGCCGTGCCCGGCGATCGCCTTCTTCATCTGCAGCGCCGTGTATTCCGCCACAGCGAGGTTGCATGAAACCAGCGCCGTCACGCACGCGCCGCGCGCTTGTCCGAGCAGCAGCGTCGCCTGCGGGTTCACGTTGACGAACACGATTTCCACCGCCGAGCAGTCGGGCTTGTAGCGTTCCTGTACTTCGGCGATGCCG is a window of Caenimonas aquaedulcis DNA encoding:
- the ruvC gene encoding crossover junction endodeoxyribonuclease RuvC codes for the protein MRILGIDPGLQTTGFGVIDVAGHALTYVASGTITTTHLARGDLPARLKALFDGIAEVQERYKPDCSAVEIVFVNVNPQATLLLGQARGACVTALVSCNLAVAEYTALQMKKAIAGHGKAGKPQVQEMVKRLLNLPGLPGKDAADALGLAITHAHAGAAMARIAEATGTARKTSGMYRQGRTY
- a CDS encoding VOC family protein, translating into MLHHISLGVADLEVAGAFYDAVLGALGYRRVFEDATAIGYGVHEGKDKLCLKQRAGAQAPGPGFHLALAAPTREAVDRFHVAALAAGGKDNGPAGLRPGYGANYYAAFVVDPDGHHVEAVINSPDPS